From a region of the Armatimonadota bacterium genome:
- a CDS encoding NADP-dependent malic enzyme: MLRQDALEYHSRGRPGKIATAVTKPCGTQRDLSLAYTPGVAEPVREIQQDPLQAFQYTARGNLVAVVSNGTAVLGLGNVGALASKPVMEGKGVLFKRFADVDVFDLEIDATDPDEVVRIVRALAPTFGGINLEDIKAPECFYIEQRLQELLDIPVFHDDQHGTAIITGAALLNALEITGKPLDRVRIVISGAGASAIACAEFFVKLGAPREHIMLVDTKGVIYRGRTEGMNPYKARFAVETTARTLAEALAGADVFIGLSGPNIVTPQMVQRMASEPIIFAMANPDPEIPYEEARAARPDAIVATGRSDYPNQVNNVLGFPFIFRGALDVRARAINDDMKIAASRALAALAKEEVPDSVLRAYGLESLRFGRDYLIPKPLDPRVPLWVAPAVAAAAMASGVARRPVDLVAYREELSHRLVRGYEVTRIIAQKARAAPKRVVFSEGEEPKIIRAAAILHRDGLARPVLLGREAVIRARMEEMGVAIPAEIVDPDLSPRLEAYATALYELRQRKGVTLREAQALVRQPNYFAVLMLRAGDVDAFVAGLTYHYPDVIRPALQVIGPAPGVSRVAGLYVVVHDGRVYLLADPTVNFDPSAAELADIAIMAAEKAREFDITPRVAMLSFSNFGSTRHPRSAKVAEATALVRSRRPELMIDGEMMVEIALSPRLRAADYPFSTLVGEANVLIFPSLEAANTGYKLLQHLAGAVAIGPILMGMARPVHVLSRGAEVSDIVNMAAIAVVDAAEMARGGTTAFRAG, translated from the coding sequence ATGCTACGCCAGGACGCGCTCGAGTACCACAGCCGGGGGCGCCCCGGCAAGATCGCCACAGCCGTGACCAAGCCCTGCGGCACCCAGCGCGACCTCTCCCTGGCCTACACGCCGGGGGTGGCCGAGCCAGTGCGGGAGATCCAGCAAGACCCCCTCCAGGCCTTCCAGTACACGGCTCGGGGCAACCTGGTGGCGGTGGTAAGCAACGGCACCGCCGTCCTGGGGCTGGGCAACGTCGGTGCCCTGGCCAGCAAGCCGGTGATGGAGGGAAAGGGGGTGCTCTTCAAGCGGTTCGCCGACGTGGACGTCTTCGACCTGGAGATCGACGCCACCGATCCCGATGAGGTGGTGCGCATCGTCCGGGCCCTGGCCCCCACCTTCGGCGGGATCAACCTGGAGGACATCAAGGCGCCGGAGTGCTTCTACATCGAGCAGCGGCTGCAGGAACTGCTGGACATCCCCGTCTTCCACGACGACCAGCACGGCACCGCCATCATTACCGGCGCGGCCCTGCTCAATGCCCTGGAGATCACGGGCAAGCCCCTGGATCGGGTGCGCATCGTTATCAGCGGCGCGGGGGCGTCGGCCATCGCCTGCGCCGAGTTCTTCGTCAAGCTGGGCGCACCACGGGAGCACATCATGCTGGTGGATACCAAGGGCGTGATCTACCGGGGGCGGACCGAGGGGATGAACCCCTACAAGGCGCGCTTCGCTGTGGAGACCACGGCGCGGACGCTGGCGGAGGCCCTGGCTGGTGCCGATGTCTTCATCGGCCTCTCCGGCCCCAACATCGTCACGCCGCAAATGGTGCAGCGCATGGCCAGTGAGCCCATTATCTTCGCCATGGCCAATCCCGACCCGGAGATCCCTTACGAGGAGGCGCGGGCAGCGCGCCCCGATGCCATCGTGGCCACGGGGCGCTCCGACTACCCCAACCAGGTGAATAACGTCCTGGGCTTCCCCTTCATCTTCCGCGGCGCACTGGACGTGCGCGCCCGGGCCATCAACGACGACATGAAGATCGCCGCCAGCCGGGCGCTGGCCGCCCTGGCCAAGGAGGAGGTGCCGGACAGCGTGCTGCGCGCTTACGGCCTGGAGAGCCTGCGCTTCGGGCGGGACTACCTCATTCCCAAGCCCCTGGACCCGCGCGTTCCCCTGTGGGTGGCTCCGGCCGTGGCTGCGGCAGCCATGGCCAGCGGCGTGGCCCGCCGCCCCGTGGACCTGGTTGCCTACCGCGAGGAGCTGAGCCACCGCCTGGTGCGCGGTTACGAGGTGACGCGCATAATCGCGCAAAAGGCCAGAGCGGCGCCCAAGCGTGTCGTCTTCTCTGAGGGCGAGGAGCCCAAGATCATCCGTGCCGCAGCCATCCTGCACCGCGACGGGCTGGCCCGGCCAGTGCTCCTGGGGAGGGAGGCGGTGATTCGTGCGCGGATGGAGGAGATGGGGGTGGCCATCCCCGCGGAGATCGTCGACCCCGATCTCTCCCCGCGTCTGGAGGCATACGCCACAGCGTTGTACGAGCTGCGGCAGCGCAAGGGCGTCACCTTACGCGAGGCCCAGGCGCTGGTGCGCCAGCCTAATTACTTCGCCGTCCTGATGCTGCGGGCGGGTGATGTGGACGCCTTCGTAGCGGGACTGACCTACCACTATCCCGACGTCATCCGCCCGGCGCTGCAGGTGATCGGGCCGGCACCGGGGGTGAGCCGCGTGGCCGGTCTGTACGTGGTGGTACACGACGGTCGGGTCTATCTGTTGGCCGACCCCACGGTGAACTTCGACCCCAGCGCCGCCGAGCTGGCCGACATCGCCATCATGGCGGCGGAGAAGGCACGGGAGTTCGACATCACTCCGCGGGTGGCCATGCTCTCCTTCTCCAACTTCGGCTCCACCCGTCACCCGCGGTCGGCGAAGGTGGCCGAGGCCACGGCGCTGGTGCGTAGCCGCCGTCCGGAGCTGATGATCGACGGGGAGATGATGGTGGAGATTGCCCTCTCGCCGCGGCTGCGGGCGGCAGACTACCCCTTCTCCACGCTGGTCGGAGAGGCCAACGTACTCATCTTCCCCAGCCTGGAGGCGGCGAACACGGGCTACAAGCTGCTGCAGCACCTGGCCGGGGCCGTAGCCATCGGGCCCATCCTCATGGGCATGGCCAGGCCGGTGCACGTGCTCAGCCGCGGCGCAGAGGTGAGCGACATCGTCAACATGGCCGCCATCGCCGTGGTGGATGCAGCGGAGATGGCCCGTGGCGGCACTACGGCTTTCCGGGCCGGCTGA
- a CDS encoding CBS domain-containing protein — protein MNGGKRGDAVQAREIMSSPVLTVTPETPVRDAVQLMLGNHISGLPVVDAQGHLVGIISEADLLPKASEPKPAEPLLEWSGPWLWLERWLGGHRKAAGRTVGEVMTRHVVTATEETPVGELAARMVHHQVNRLPIVRGREVVGIVTRADILKVFLRPDAELAAEARQAVEGFLWPTEEVRVTVRRGVLTVRGHLASPGRRATLLQRLEQITGLIAVDAADLDHAFPAHVRASGE, from the coding sequence ATGAACGGCGGTAAGAGAGGAGATGCGGTGCAGGCCAGAGAGATCATGTCGTCGCCGGTGCTGACGGTGACGCCGGAGACGCCGGTGCGTGACGCCGTGCAGCTCATGCTGGGGAACCACATCAGCGGCCTGCCGGTGGTGGACGCGCAAGGCCACCTGGTGGGAATCATCTCGGAGGCGGACCTTCTGCCGAAGGCGTCGGAACCGAAGCCGGCGGAGCCGCTCCTGGAGTGGTCGGGGCCGTGGCTGTGGCTGGAGCGGTGGCTGGGCGGTCACCGCAAGGCCGCGGGGCGCACGGTAGGCGAGGTGATGACCCGCCACGTGGTCACCGCCACCGAGGAGACGCCCGTAGGCGAGCTGGCGGCGCGGATGGTGCACCACCAGGTCAACCGCCTGCCCATCGTCCGTGGCCGGGAGGTGGTGGGCATCGTCACCCGGGCGGACATCCTCAAGGTCTTCCTGCGCCCAGACGCGGAGCTGGCGGCAGAGGCGCGGCAGGCGGTGGAGGGCTTCCTCTGGCCGACGGAGGAGGTGCGGGTCACCGTCAGGCGCGGCGTCCTCACGGTGCGCGGCCACCTGGCTTCCCCCGGCCGGCGGGCCACCCTGCTGCAGCGCCTGGAGCAGATCACTGGCCTGATCGCCGTAGATGCCGCCGACCTGGACCACGCCTTTCCCGCCCACGTGCGCGCCAGCGGCGAATAG
- a CDS encoding sensor histidine kinase: protein MAAPRLVLVFFAYGLAFFAMGLAIALEARRTTELRLAQSLKYLAAFGLLHGAVQWIDMWLLVPVPLASSTVTALRVVRLALFATSTVLLALFGTTLIGRLSPRYRWLNWIPLGLFLFWLANWGVAPHLNPLATARWSPAAPSCLRCHDQGTLGVAGVPPAWGSSVTVADIWAHYLIYLPASLLAAAALVLQGRHFRGGGYPRIGRDCDWMALAFLGNALVAGLVVPPAPFAPASWLNYDRFLSVVGMPPQVFRAALAGLIAVFGVRILRVFDMEFTRRLTEAREGQMRAQAQALEMARQAAQAAEAWTRELEGKVKERTEELFEQVRRLAILEERDRLAREMHDSLGQVLGFVNLKAKVAADLINRGQAAVAAEELEQMRTAVQEAYQEVRQAILSLRATAPGLGLVASLREYVQRLREQSGLEVRLEASDHLHFPPAVEAQVIRIVQEALTNVRKHARATTVTVRFAPHPGGGTVVTVSDDGQGFDLAAVEAGRGTRFGLLTMRERAESIGGTLSIESAPGQGTTVRLWIPGGAQHGADSRADR, encoded by the coding sequence ATGGCCGCGCCGCGCCTGGTGCTGGTGTTCTTTGCCTACGGCCTGGCCTTCTTCGCCATGGGCCTGGCCATCGCCCTGGAGGCACGCCGCACCACCGAGCTGCGCCTGGCCCAGAGTCTCAAGTACCTGGCCGCTTTCGGCCTGCTGCATGGGGCCGTGCAGTGGATCGACATGTGGCTGCTGGTCCCCGTGCCCCTGGCCTCCTCCACCGTCACTGCCCTGCGGGTGGTGCGCCTGGCGCTGTTTGCCACGAGCACGGTGCTGCTGGCGCTGTTTGGCACCACGCTGATCGGGCGGCTCTCCCCTCGCTACCGCTGGCTCAACTGGATTCCCCTGGGCCTCTTCCTCTTCTGGCTGGCCAACTGGGGGGTGGCCCCGCACCTCAACCCGCTGGCGACGGCGCGGTGGAGCCCGGCGGCACCCTCCTGCTTGCGCTGCCATGACCAGGGGACCCTCGGTGTGGCGGGGGTGCCCCCTGCCTGGGGCTCATCGGTGACGGTGGCGGACATCTGGGCGCACTACCTGATCTACCTGCCGGCCTCGCTGCTGGCCGCCGCAGCCCTGGTCCTGCAGGGGCGTCACTTCCGCGGCGGCGGCTACCCCCGCATCGGGCGGGACTGCGACTGGATGGCGCTGGCCTTCCTGGGCAACGCCCTGGTGGCCGGCCTGGTCGTCCCCCCGGCACCCTTTGCCCCCGCCTCCTGGTTGAACTATGACCGCTTCCTCTCCGTGGTGGGCATGCCGCCCCAGGTCTTCCGCGCTGCGCTGGCGGGGCTGATTGCCGTCTTCGGAGTGCGCATCCTCCGGGTCTTCGACATGGAGTTCACCCGGCGCCTCACGGAGGCACGGGAGGGGCAAATGCGTGCGCAGGCTCAGGCCCTGGAGATGGCCCGGCAGGCGGCGCAGGCTGCCGAGGCCTGGACCCGGGAGCTTGAGGGGAAGGTGAAGGAACGCACCGAAGAGCTCTTTGAGCAGGTGCGCCGCCTGGCCATCCTGGAGGAGCGGGACCGCCTGGCCCGGGAGATGCACGACAGCCTGGGGCAGGTCCTGGGGTTTGTTAACCTGAAGGCCAAGGTGGCTGCGGACCTGATCAACCGCGGGCAGGCTGCCGTGGCCGCGGAGGAGCTGGAGCAGATGCGCACCGCGGTGCAGGAGGCCTACCAGGAGGTGCGCCAGGCTATCCTCAGCCTGCGGGCCACGGCCCCGGGCCTGGGACTGGTGGCCAGCCTGCGTGAGTACGTCCAGCGACTGCGGGAGCAGTCGGGGCTGGAAGTGCGCCTGGAGGCGAGCGACCACCTGCACTTCCCTCCGGCGGTGGAGGCGCAGGTGATCCGCATCGTGCAGGAGGCGCTGACCAACGTGCGCAAGCACGCCAGGGCGACGACCGTTACCGTCCGCTTCGCTCCCCACCCCGGGGGCGGCACGGTGGTCACCGTGAGCGACGACGGGCAGGGTTTCGACCTGGCAGCCGTGGAGGCGGGGCGGGGGACGCGCTTCGGCCTGCTCACCATGCGGGAACGGGCCGAGAGCATAGGTGGTACGCTGAGTATCGAGAGCGCCCCGGGACAGGGGACGACGGTACGTCTGTGGATTCCGGGAGGGGCCCAGCATGGAGCCGATTCGCGTGCTGATCGTTGA
- a CDS encoding ABC transporter substrate-binding protein, producing the protein MRVRLVVTIAVVALLAALVPPSPAAAPEPVRIGVITSLTGRFATFGKMQMAGYDVALKEINGKGGVLGRPLELLIEDDASAVPAALSAAERLLAKGVPLILGTYSSGVSKPLAGYMERREMPLLVSGSADDSITKPGSPYVFRAKSVSSTYARTLFDLFDFLGGIQTVAILAGTGAFEQSVADAAEAFTKVRGYKLVAREAYDRGLTDFRPLLNRFRILNTDVVFMVSYEEDAVAIMRQAKEVNLNPKLFAGAAAGFAIESFIKGAGDAAEWVFTATSWTPDVKYPGARELYERLKAALGGGEPSYHAAEAYMALIVAADALNRARSMEKKAIMSALAATNLMTPVGPVQFQNFAGFRNQNPIPMVVEQVQGGKFVTVFPTQIAPGRPRYPTPPWNRR; encoded by the coding sequence ATGCGCGTACGCCTGGTGGTCACCATAGCCGTGGTAGCCCTGCTGGCGGCTCTAGTGCCGCCGTCCCCAGCCGCTGCGCCGGAGCCGGTGCGCATCGGCGTGATCACCTCCCTCACCGGTCGGTTCGCCACCTTCGGCAAGATGCAGATGGCCGGCTATGACGTCGCCCTGAAGGAGATCAACGGGAAAGGCGGGGTGCTGGGCCGGCCGCTGGAGCTGCTCATCGAGGACGATGCCAGCGCCGTCCCCGCGGCCCTATCCGCTGCGGAGCGTCTGCTGGCCAAGGGCGTGCCCCTTATCCTGGGCACCTACAGCAGCGGGGTGAGTAAGCCGCTGGCCGGCTACATGGAACGGCGGGAGATGCCACTCCTGGTTTCCGGCAGCGCCGACGACAGCATCACCAAGCCCGGGTCGCCCTACGTCTTCCGGGCCAAGAGCGTCTCCAGCACTTACGCCCGCACTCTGTTCGACCTGTTCGACTTTCTCGGCGGGATCCAGACTGTGGCCATCCTGGCGGGCACCGGCGCCTTCGAGCAGTCGGTGGCCGACGCTGCGGAAGCCTTCACCAAGGTGCGCGGCTACAAGCTGGTGGCGCGCGAAGCCTACGACCGCGGGCTGACCGATTTCCGACCGTTGCTGAATCGCTTCCGTATCCTCAACACCGACGTGGTGTTCATGGTCTCCTACGAGGAGGACGCCGTGGCTATCATGCGGCAGGCCAAGGAGGTCAACCTGAACCCCAAGCTCTTCGCCGGTGCCGCAGCAGGATTCGCCATCGAGTCCTTCATCAAGGGCGCGGGCGACGCCGCGGAGTGGGTCTTCACCGCCACCTCCTGGACGCCGGACGTCAAGTATCCGGGCGCGCGGGAGCTGTATGAGCGGCTGAAGGCGGCCCTGGGTGGAGGGGAACCCTCCTACCACGCCGCGGAAGCCTACATGGCTCTCATCGTCGCCGCAGACGCGCTCAACCGCGCCAGGAGCATGGAGAAGAAGGCGATCATGAGCGCCCTGGCCGCCACCAACCTCATGACCCCGGTGGGTCCGGTCCAGTTCCAGAACTTCGCCGGGTTCCGCAACCAGAACCCCATCCCTATGGTGGTGGAGCAGGTCCAGGGCGGGAAGTTCGTTACCGTCTTCCCGACGCAGATCGCTCCAGGGCGGCCGAGGTACCCCACTCCTCCCTGGAACCGGCGGTAG
- a CDS encoding cytochrome c3 family protein has translation MPPAPSGWRATVHRFSAWLGTLPRPILVAGAALVLLGLAAAAFAGYTAYDYTMNNPAFCRSCHIMEAAWTRWASSEHRIVACHACHEQSITESARQVIVFAMRRPERVGRHAQVPAERCASCHASGDPRWRQVAETAGHRVHAGQKRIECVVCHSQAVHRIRPVEAVCARCHQAQTAGARAIKIPQMADFHCVDCHQFLRLDSPLRPTRLTCLSCHQALPPKKTAGFPPPVVHITLTCSTCHKPHERAQPVVVCTGCHTATRPALHRQPAHVATTCATCHRPHAWRVEARQTCLTCHQDRATHNAPLPCATCHAFK, from the coding sequence ATGCCGCCGGCACCGTCGGGCTGGCGCGCGACCGTACACAGATTCAGCGCCTGGCTGGGAACGCTGCCCCGTCCCATCCTCGTCGCCGGGGCGGCCCTGGTCCTCCTGGGCCTGGCCGCCGCGGCCTTCGCCGGGTACACCGCCTACGACTACACCATGAACAACCCGGCGTTCTGCCGCTCCTGCCACATCATGGAGGCGGCCTGGACCCGCTGGGCCTCCAGCGAGCACCGCATCGTGGCCTGCCACGCCTGCCACGAGCAGAGCATCACGGAGTCGGCCCGCCAGGTCATCGTCTTCGCCATGCGCCGCCCGGAGCGGGTGGGGCGGCACGCCCAGGTGCCGGCGGAGCGCTGCGCCAGCTGCCACGCCAGTGGCGACCCCCGCTGGCGGCAGGTGGCGGAGACGGCCGGGCACCGGGTGCATGCCGGGCAGAAACGCATCGAGTGCGTGGTTTGTCACTCACAGGCGGTGCACCGCATCCGGCCGGTGGAGGCGGTCTGCGCCCGGTGTCACCAGGCCCAGACCGCCGGCGCCCGGGCCATCAAGATCCCGCAGATGGCGGACTTCCACTGCGTGGACTGTCACCAGTTCCTGCGGCTGGACAGCCCGCTGCGGCCCACCCGCCTCACCTGCCTGAGCTGCCACCAGGCGCTGCCGCCTAAGAAGACCGCGGGCTTCCCGCCCCCGGTCGTCCACATCACCCTCACCTGCAGCACCTGCCACAAGCCGCACGAGCGGGCGCAGCCGGTGGTGGTCTGCACGGGCTGCCACACCGCGACCCGCCCGGCCCTGCACCGGCAGCCGGCCCACGTCGCGACCACCTGTGCCACCTGTCACCGGCCGCACGCCTGGCGGGTGGAGGCGCGGCAGACCTGCCTGACCTGCCACCAGGACAGGGCCACGCACAACGCGCCCCTGCCCTGCGCCACCTGTCACGCCTTCAAGTAG
- a CDS encoding cytochrome c3 family protein, with translation MKPEVAVGRRRLLAVSLVALAGTVALLTVGVGTVVAAAAGAASQEEGCLACHGAAGLTLTLPGGESFPISVDPAVLRRSTHGSALTCATCHPDHTRYPHPPLTARTLRDYRVARAQICTTCHSQEAGQFAGSIHGRALVMGFPDVPTCTSCHGAHDVVRASAPAFRNNTPQLCGTCHGDPQIMARYGLLPVYEAYTREFHGVTTALYKLTKPYSPTPAAICYDCHGVHDIKDTEDPAAPVAPRNILTTCRRCHPTAGRFFASAWTEHKTPGPGASPLVWYVQIFYRVLIPAVLGFLAVLTVLDLSRWAGDRLKGRPR, from the coding sequence GTGAAGCCGGAGGTTGCGGTGGGCCGTCGCCGGTTGCTTGCAGTTTCCCTCGTCGCCCTTGCCGGGACCGTAGCCTTGCTGACCGTGGGTGTCGGCACCGTGGTCGCGGCGGCGGCTGGAGCCGCCTCCCAGGAGGAGGGTTGCCTCGCCTGCCACGGCGCCGCGGGCCTCACCCTGACCCTTCCTGGCGGGGAATCCTTCCCCATCAGCGTTGACCCCGCCGTCCTCCGGCGCTCGACCCACGGCAGCGCGCTCACCTGCGCCACCTGCCACCCCGACCACACTCGCTACCCGCACCCGCCGCTGACCGCCAGGACGCTGCGCGACTACCGGGTGGCGCGGGCACAGATCTGTACCACCTGCCACAGCCAGGAGGCAGGCCAGTTCGCCGGCAGCATCCACGGGCGGGCCCTAGTCATGGGCTTTCCGGACGTGCCCACCTGCACCTCCTGCCACGGCGCCCACGATGTGGTCCGGGCCAGCGCGCCCGCTTTTCGCAACAACACACCGCAGCTGTGCGGCACCTGCCACGGAGACCCGCAGATCATGGCTCGCTACGGGCTGCTCCCGGTGTATGAAGCATACACCCGAGAGTTTCACGGGGTGACCACCGCTCTCTACAAGCTGACCAAACCCTACAGTCCCACCCCGGCAGCCATCTGCTACGACTGCCACGGCGTACACGACATCAAGGACACCGAGGACCCGGCGGCCCCAGTGGCCCCGCGAAACATCTTGACGACCTGCCGGCGGTGCCATCCCACCGCAGGCCGCTTCTTCGCCAGCGCCTGGACCGAGCACAAAACGCCCGGCCCCGGCGCCTCGCCCCTGGTGTGGTACGTGCAGATCTTCTACCGTGTGCTCATTCCCGCGGTCCTGGGCTTCCTGGCGGTGCTCACCGTGCTGGACCTGAGCCGCTGGGCAGGGGACCGCTTGAAGGGGAGACCGAGGTGA
- a CDS encoding response regulator transcription factor, translating into MEPIRVLIVDDHALWRRGVVNLLAQQEGMEVAGEASDGDEALERARELMPDVVLMDIKMPRMDGLTAARRLKEEMPYVRIVMLTVSETDEDLFEAIKVGAQGYLLKNVDPDQLVTAIRQAQRGEVPIAPTMAAKILRELAAPAEPSIQALSAREREVLELLARGMANKEIAFHLKISENTVKNHLRNILEKLHLQNRVQAALYAVRAGLVDKSRDH; encoded by the coding sequence ATGGAGCCGATTCGCGTGCTGATCGTTGACGACCACGCTCTCTGGCGCCGCGGGGTGGTCAACCTGCTGGCGCAGCAGGAAGGGATGGAGGTGGCGGGCGAGGCCAGCGACGGGGACGAGGCCCTGGAACGCGCGCGCGAGCTGATGCCGGACGTGGTGCTGATGGACATCAAGATGCCGCGCATGGACGGTCTGACCGCGGCCCGCCGGCTGAAGGAAGAGATGCCCTACGTGCGCATCGTCATGCTCACCGTCTCCGAAACGGACGAGGATCTCTTTGAGGCCATCAAGGTGGGCGCGCAAGGCTACCTGCTGAAGAACGTGGACCCGGACCAGCTGGTCACGGCCATCCGCCAGGCGCAGCGCGGCGAGGTGCCCATCGCCCCCACCATGGCGGCCAAGATCCTGCGGGAGCTGGCTGCGCCCGCGGAACCCTCCATCCAGGCCCTTTCCGCGCGGGAACGGGAGGTCCTGGAGCTGCTGGCCCGCGGCATGGCCAACAAGGAGATCGCCTTTCACCTGAAGATCTCGGAGAATACGGTGAAGAACCACCTGCGTAACATCCTGGAGAAGCTGCACCTGCAAAACCGGGTCCAGGCCGCCCTCTACGCCGTACGCGCGGGGCTGGTGGACAAGTCCCGAGATCACTGA
- a CDS encoding cytochrome C: protein MRSRHPGPAVQRFTLAQRIEHFLLIITFNVLAFTGLPQKYFFTGWAERIIRLMGGIETTRLIHRTFAVLLILQSFYHIGAVLAARRAGRERGTMSITFRDVRDVLLDIAYLAGMRRERPVFGRYDYRQKFEYWAVVWGTAIMATTGLIMWFPEFLARFLPGVLVPAARVAHGGEAILAVAAVIIWHFYNAHFRPEVFPMDPAMFTGQVEVERLRREHAEEYARLVEAGIVRPLPEGADQPALPSVPPQ, encoded by the coding sequence GTGAGATCCCGCCATCCCGGCCCTGCGGTGCAGCGCTTCACCCTGGCCCAGCGGATCGAGCACTTTCTGCTCATCATCACGTTCAACGTCCTGGCATTCACCGGCCTGCCTCAGAAGTACTTCTTCACCGGGTGGGCGGAGCGGATCATCCGGCTGATGGGGGGGATCGAGACTACCCGGTTGATCCACCGCACCTTCGCCGTCCTACTCATCCTGCAATCCTTCTACCACATCGGCGCGGTCCTGGCGGCGCGGCGGGCCGGCCGCGAGCGCGGTACCATGAGTATCACCTTCCGCGACGTGCGCGACGTTCTGCTGGACATCGCCTACCTGGCGGGGATGCGCCGGGAAAGGCCAGTCTTCGGCCGCTATGACTACCGGCAGAAGTTTGAGTACTGGGCGGTGGTCTGGGGGACGGCCATCATGGCCACCACTGGGCTGATCATGTGGTTCCCTGAGTTCCTGGCCCGCTTCCTCCCCGGCGTGCTGGTGCCGGCAGCGCGCGTGGCCCACGGGGGGGAGGCCATTCTCGCCGTGGCCGCCGTGATCATCTGGCACTTCTACAACGCGCACTTCCGTCCGGAGGTATTCCCCATGGACCCGGCCATGTTCACGGGGCAGGTGGAGGTGGAGCGGCTGCGCCGCGAGCACGCCGAGGAGTACGCTCGCCTGGTGGAGGCGGGGATTGTGCGCCCGCTCCCGGAGGGCGCCGATCAGCCCGCCCTGCCGTCCGTCCCTCCGCAGTAG
- a CDS encoding metalloregulator ArsR/SmtB family transcription factor — translation MPTRREFARTAHAARLLSSPTRLRILASLLQAEASVSELASRIGADRYRLSYHLAILRRYAVIQPAWHGRLIVYRIAADETRQILAALERFRMRHLPSASGRAKGAKWRGVQMELQQARTCYDHLGGLAAVYLLAEFLRRRWLVRRRDRENPARISPAYTLTMRGAQALMRRRVNVFWARRSRRRLAYGCPDWSPSRLHLGGALGAAVRVSLVRSGVVRLHRDDRTVVLRRPLAAWLDAGGSGSAAGSR, via the coding sequence ATGCCAACACGCCGAGAGTTTGCCCGTACAGCCCACGCCGCCAGGCTGCTCTCCTCTCCTACCCGGCTGCGCATCCTGGCGAGTCTCCTCCAGGCTGAGGCGTCGGTGAGCGAGCTGGCATCCCGGATCGGGGCCGACCGGTACCGACTCTCCTACCACTTGGCCATCCTGCGCCGGTACGCGGTAATCCAACCGGCATGGCACGGCCGTCTCATCGTCTATCGGATCGCAGCCGACGAAACCAGGCAGATTCTGGCCGCACTGGAGCGGTTTCGGATGCGCCATCTCCCCTCGGCCTCCGGCCGGGCGAAGGGCGCAAAGTGGCGAGGAGTACAGATGGAGCTGCAGCAGGCAAGAACGTGTTACGACCACCTGGGAGGCCTGGCCGCCGTCTACCTCCTGGCGGAATTCCTGCGCCGTCGCTGGCTCGTCCGGCGCAGAGACCGGGAGAACCCCGCCCGCATCTCGCCCGCGTACACGCTGACGATGCGCGGGGCGCAGGCGCTCATGCGCCGCCGTGTTAACGTGTTCTGGGCTCGGCGCAGCAGGAGGCGGCTGGCTTACGGGTGTCCGGACTGGTCTCCCAGCCGGCTACATCTGGGCGGCGCACTGGGGGCGGCGGTGCGGGTAAGTCTGGTCCGCAGCGGCGTCGTCCGCCTGCACAGGGACGATCGAACCGTGGTACTGCGGCGTCCTCTGGCTGCCTGGCTCGACGCCGGCGGAAGTGGAAGTGCGGCTGGAAGTCGATGA
- a CDS encoding branched-chain amino acid ABC transporter permease, with amino-acid sequence MTEITSLVQVVVSGILTGGVYAIVGIGLSLIFGVMRVVNFAHGEFLALGMYAALFLFSRFHLDPYLASIIVLPAAMLLGYAAEKLFIAPIAHAPEHSSILMTVGLGLVISNLLLFGFGAQPQSIYTVYSTSTLRLGAVTFSLPLTVSFLITVGAIAGLYAVLTRTEVGRAMRATAQNRDAAELVGVNTAQIRGLAFGIGTALAMLAGTLLLPVLYVIPTVGGVFTLKAFVVTVLAGMGNVLGAIGGGLILGVAESLGATYVSSGYRDAFGLIAFLLVLLFKPAGLFGRSRV; translated from the coding sequence ATGACCGAGATCACCTCCCTCGTCCAGGTCGTGGTGAGCGGGATCCTCACCGGTGGCGTCTACGCCATCGTGGGCATCGGCCTCTCGCTGATCTTCGGCGTCATGCGCGTGGTGAACTTCGCCCACGGAGAGTTCCTGGCGCTGGGGATGTATGCGGCGCTCTTCCTGTTCTCCCGCTTCCACCTCGACCCATACCTGGCCAGCATCATCGTCCTCCCGGCGGCGATGCTGCTGGGCTACGCGGCGGAGAAGCTCTTCATCGCGCCCATCGCCCATGCCCCGGAGCACTCCTCCATCCTGATGACGGTGGGCCTGGGACTGGTGATCAGCAACCTGCTGCTGTTTGGCTTCGGCGCCCAGCCGCAGAGCATTTACACCGTCTACTCCACCTCCACGCTGCGGCTGGGTGCGGTGACCTTCAGCCTGCCGCTGACGGTGTCCTTCCTCATCACCGTGGGAGCCATCGCCGGGCTGTACGCCGTGCTTACGCGCACCGAGGTGGGGCGGGCGATGCGGGCGACGGCGCAGAACCGGGACGCGGCGGAGCTGGTAGGAGTGAACACGGCGCAGATCCGCGGGCTGGCCTTCGGCATCGGCACCGCCCTGGCCATGCTGGCGGGGACTCTGCTGCTGCCGGTGCTGTATGTCATACCCACGGTGGGCGGCGTCTTCACCCTGAAGGCCTTCGTAGTCACGGTGCTGGCGGGCATGGGCAACGTCCTGGGGGCCATCGGCGGAGGGCTGATCCTGGGGGTGGCGGAGTCGCTGGGGGCGACCTACGTAAGCAGCGGCTACCGCGACGCCTTCGGCCTGATCGCCTTCCTCCTCGTCCTGCTGTTCAAGCCGGCGGGGCTGTTCGGCAGGAGCCGGGTCTAG